One segment of Alistipes finegoldii DSM 17242 DNA contains the following:
- a CDS encoding metallophosphoesterase, which translates to MKKIILTTLCCLTAALTSAREKSPVTIIMQVSDPQMGFYADNRDMAYETRTLTKTVEAINRLRPDVVVFTGDYVHNAADESQWTEFLRIVAEINPRIKTLYLPGNHDVRLEEGSVDVEPYTKHLGIDRFCVRVNGILLTGINSDYLKDETRDPSKEENQFRWLARSLKKKRPSRTSLVFAHHPFFLRQIDEPDGYSTISPEKRRRYFELFRETGVQTVFTGHLHDNAETSYDNIGMITTSAVGRPLGDAPSGVRIIVIKDRTIIHRYYPLDEIPDARTGLIQALR; encoded by the coding sequence ATGAAAAAGATCATTTTAACAACTCTTTGCTGTCTGACGGCCGCACTCACATCCGCAAGGGAAAAATCTCCGGTCACGATCATCATGCAGGTTTCGGACCCCCAGATGGGGTTCTATGCCGACAACCGCGACATGGCCTATGAAACCCGCACCCTCACAAAAACCGTCGAAGCAATAAACAGGCTCCGCCCCGATGTCGTCGTCTTCACCGGCGATTACGTGCACAATGCAGCGGACGAGAGCCAATGGACGGAATTCCTGCGGATCGTCGCAGAAATAAATCCCCGCATCAAGACCCTTTATCTCCCGGGCAACCACGACGTCCGGCTGGAAGAGGGTTCCGTCGATGTGGAACCCTACACGAAACACCTCGGAATCGACCGCTTCTGTGTGCGTGTGAACGGGATCCTACTGACCGGAATCAACTCGGATTACCTGAAAGACGAAACCCGGGACCCCTCGAAAGAAGAGAATCAGTTCCGGTGGCTGGCCCGTTCGCTCAAAAAGAAAAGGCCCAGCCGGACATCTCTTGTCTTCGCACACCACCCGTTCTTTCTCCGGCAAATCGACGAACCGGACGGCTATTCGACCATTTCGCCGGAAAAACGCCGGAGATATTTCGAACTGTTCCGGGAAACCGGTGTGCAAACCGTCTTTACGGGACATTTGCACGACAACGCGGAGACATCGTACGACAACATCGGAATGATAACCACGAGTGCCGTGGGCCGACCGTTGGGAGACGCTCCTTCGGGAGTACGGATTATTGTCATCAAGGATCGAACGATCATCCACCGGTACTATCCGCTCGATGAAATACCGGACGCTCGAACCGGACTGATCCAGGCTCTCCGATAA
- a CDS encoding glycosyl hydrolase family 28 protein, with protein sequence MLLKIAQGVFWILAVCLMPGTAYGEGRDVLPGNAAYKVEVFRGGTWEEIFVYNARVSDYAGNPEAGYTQYTMGFALFTDSFRQSLKVRVTRRAGTFSKVEIRPLSYGIVPDVQTPNSVEFELGDPAQKVSVEFDGNRMENLFILPDLPDTAIPMGANVTYFGPGVHNAGVIRIANESGRILYLDEGAVVLGRIEAENAANLTIRGRGVFCSSQEDHGAGRRPQMEFRNCDNLKIEGILLRDTPNWTLKIVGSTGVHIDNIKEIGWIMNSDGMDFICCRDVLVENTFQRNYDDNVTIKAFNATPEYIASHTNTDGSYSDGAIWMVAGLRDFEVCNYEIRNCVFWADKAHNMLVGPEARGIAFRNIRFHDNIVLENRQDDGIYPGAMAVMIADDGTFEDIAFENIIVEDIDGGKVFCAHFTNAWAFDGLYGQWARNITLRNIAYTGTRATPSWIRGRNDAQSIDGVTIGNFTVNGTPVTDGSGPHLEINEYVRNVTFE encoded by the coding sequence ATGTTGTTGAAGATTGCACAGGGCGTATTCTGGATACTTGCTGTTTGCCTGATGCCCGGAACGGCCTATGGGGAGGGCCGGGACGTCCTGCCCGGAAACGCCGCCTATAAGGTCGAGGTTTTTCGGGGCGGAACCTGGGAGGAGATTTTCGTTTACAATGCCCGGGTTTCCGATTATGCCGGCAATCCCGAGGCGGGATATACCCAGTATACAATGGGGTTCGCCTTGTTTACGGACTCGTTTCGGCAGTCGTTGAAGGTCCGCGTGACCCGCCGTGCGGGGACGTTTTCGAAAGTGGAGATTCGTCCGCTCTCTTACGGCATCGTGCCCGACGTGCAGACCCCGAACAGCGTCGAGTTCGAACTGGGCGATCCCGCGCAAAAGGTTTCGGTGGAGTTCGACGGCAATCGGATGGAGAACCTCTTCATCCTGCCCGACCTGCCCGACACGGCGATCCCGATGGGTGCCAATGTAACTTATTTCGGTCCCGGGGTGCACAATGCGGGTGTGATCCGTATTGCGAATGAAAGCGGCCGTATTCTCTATCTCGATGAAGGGGCGGTCGTGCTGGGACGGATCGAGGCTGAAAATGCCGCCAACCTTACAATTCGAGGACGAGGTGTTTTCTGTTCGTCGCAGGAGGATCACGGCGCCGGCCGGCGGCCGCAGATGGAGTTCCGCAATTGCGACAATCTGAAGATCGAGGGCATCCTGCTGCGCGACACGCCGAACTGGACGCTCAAGATCGTCGGGAGCACGGGCGTGCATATCGACAATATCAAGGAGATCGGCTGGATCATGAACTCCGACGGCATGGATTTCATCTGCTGCCGCGATGTGCTGGTCGAAAACACCTTCCAGCGTAACTACGACGATAACGTGACCATCAAGGCTTTCAATGCCACGCCCGAATACATCGCTTCCCATACGAATACCGACGGCTCCTATTCCGACGGGGCGATCTGGATGGTTGCCGGGCTTCGCGATTTCGAGGTCTGCAACTACGAGATCCGCAACTGCGTTTTCTGGGCCGACAAGGCGCACAATATGCTCGTAGGCCCCGAGGCGCGGGGCATTGCATTCCGGAATATCCGGTTCCACGACAACATTGTGCTGGAAAACCGTCAGGACGACGGGATTTATCCCGGGGCAATGGCGGTGATGATCGCCGACGACGGCACGTTCGAGGACATTGCGTTCGAAAACATCATTGTCGAGGACATCGACGGCGGAAAGGTTTTCTGCGCGCACTTCACCAACGCCTGGGCGTTCGACGGACTTTATGGACAATGGGCCCGGAACATCACCCTGCGCAACATCGCCTATACCGGTACGCGGGCGACTCCGAGCTGGATCAGAGGACGCAACGACGCGCAGTCGATCGACGGAGTGACGATCGGGAACTTCACGGTCAACGGCACGCCGGTAACCGACGGATCGGGCCCCCATCTGGAGATCAATGAATATGTCCGAAACGTAACGTTCGAATAG
- a CDS encoding discoidin domain-containing protein, with protein MKSIYKILLLFTCSCGVSCGGDDEPAMTALAVQGIRAEAFPGAIRLTWNPVENSDFLYTEVSYYDFGTQTTVSKQCSRYTGTLYIDGLLNRYGKYRFTFTAYDVNGTPGQPVYIERQCEKAESYYVVVAENPIPLAADQLATNAQEPSEGPLELLVDGNPDTFFQSFWDEWTYPELKPAGYHYLTFDLRKEVSAFKFQYWNRKKANGSLPKTVNIYGSPDGETWALLAQLDNLPGDLGSSYTSELFLPEEPISHVKYEVVKGTDVYQPYFSLAEIEFYEVVRELVDPEAE; from the coding sequence ATGAAAAGCATATATAAAATACTGTTGCTCTTTACCTGTTCGTGCGGCGTTTCGTGCGGCGGGGACGATGAGCCGGCCATGACGGCGCTCGCCGTACAGGGAATCCGCGCCGAGGCATTTCCGGGAGCGATCCGACTGACATGGAATCCGGTCGAGAACAGCGACTTCCTCTATACCGAGGTTTCGTATTACGATTTCGGCACGCAGACGACAGTCTCGAAGCAGTGCAGCCGCTATACCGGTACCCTCTACATTGACGGACTGCTGAACAGATATGGGAAGTACCGTTTCACATTTACGGCTTACGATGTAAACGGAACGCCCGGGCAACCCGTCTATATCGAACGGCAGTGTGAAAAGGCCGAGTCCTATTATGTGGTTGTTGCGGAGAATCCGATCCCGCTCGCAGCCGACCAGTTGGCTACCAATGCCCAGGAGCCGAGCGAAGGCCCCCTGGAATTGCTTGTGGATGGAAATCCGGATACTTTTTTCCAGAGTTTCTGGGATGAGTGGACCTATCCCGAATTGAAGCCTGCGGGTTACCATTACCTGACTTTCGATCTTCGCAAGGAGGTTTCAGCGTTTAAATTCCAATATTGGAACCGTAAGAAAGCGAACGGTTCGCTGCCCAAGACCGTGAATATTTACGGCAGTCCGGATGGCGAAACGTGGGCGTTGCTGGCCCAATTGGATAACCTGCCCGGTGATCTGGGTTCCTCCTACACTTCGGAGTTGTTTCTGCCGGAAGAACCTATTTCCCATGTAAAATACGAGGTGGTGAAAGGAACCGATGTCTACCAGCCCTATTTTTCACTCGCAGAGATCGAATTTTACGAGGTCGTGCGGGAATTGGTCGATCCCGAAGCCGAATGA
- a CDS encoding SusC/RagA family TonB-linked outer membrane protein, whose amino-acid sequence MLAVLSGGIFAVPCGIYAQSAPRTVSGTVTDAATGEPLIGATVQVKGVTIGTTTDLNGMFSINLPANRKTLLFSYVGYEAQEIAVGRENYLNVALKQDANALDEVVVVGYGQQKKGMLVSSVQSIAPAELRMPSSSLSTGFAGRLAGVIAVQRNGQPGADQADFWIRGISTFGSATKPLIILDGVAIDANELNGLDPEIIESFSVLKDATATALYGSRGANGVMIVTTKNGKNLDKPVINFRFETALSTPTSRPETVDAVTYMQMYNESVLTRGTGQIPYTQAKIDGTRAGSNKYIYPDVDWYDEMFKNLAVNENFNFNIRGGSSRVDYFMSATVRHEEGMLKNLSRDYFSYNNNYSVWRYAFQNNVNVNLTKSTKVSLKINTQLRDTHGPVKSSENIFGMIMNGNPADMPITFPDDPTVNHIRWGGKAMVKNPVAEMVTGYKDEFQSVLNANLSLDQNFDFITEGLSASALISFKNYSYTQTSRSAGYNSYEISGTHTGDDGLEDYDLEIRGNEQSTTLATSSSTDGDRKIYIQGMINYNRSFGRHDVSAMVVYNQEETALGNPGSLFSSLPKRKQGLAGRLTYGYDNRYLIEANFGYNGSENFAEGRRFGFFPSVAVGYVVSQEKFWAPIKKAVSYFKLRGSYGLVGNDSEETRFMYMSDLSLSGAGYTTGADGEYTLSGPVYNRFENKKITWETGEKLNVGVDLQFYNRLNVMVDLFQEVRSGIFLERGTVPAFLGTATTKVYGNLGKVRNRGLDLSMDYTHQIGKDFFISAKGTFTFARNRVLEQDEPDYLQYPNLSRVGRSVNSFLLYEAQRLFIDNNEVKYSPEQLLGGEIMAGDIKYVNQPDANGNYDNTINSNDRIYAGYPEVPEIVYGFGFSAQWKGLDFSVFFQGTANTSLVMSGFHPFGINNNVKRNVMQFVADDYWSESNPNIYAAYPRLSVVEYGNNTVASTYWLRDASFLKLKNAEIGYTYKKMRFYISGSNLLTFSKFKLWDPEQGGGSGLKYPTQRVFNIGIQMTL is encoded by the coding sequence ATGCTCGCCGTGTTGTCCGGAGGTATTTTCGCGGTTCCTTGCGGAATATATGCACAGTCTGCTCCCCGAACGGTTTCCGGTACTGTCACCGATGCGGCCACCGGAGAACCGCTGATCGGAGCCACCGTACAGGTAAAAGGTGTGACCATCGGTACTACGACGGACCTGAACGGAATGTTTTCGATCAACCTGCCGGCAAACCGGAAAACACTGCTTTTCTCCTATGTCGGGTATGAAGCCCAGGAGATTGCGGTTGGCCGTGAGAATTATCTCAACGTGGCGTTGAAACAGGACGCCAATGCGTTGGACGAAGTTGTGGTGGTGGGTTACGGCCAGCAAAAGAAAGGCATGCTGGTGAGCTCGGTACAGTCCATCGCTCCCGCGGAACTGCGGATGCCTTCGTCGAGTTTGTCGACCGGGTTTGCCGGACGCCTGGCCGGTGTGATCGCCGTGCAGCGCAATGGACAGCCCGGTGCCGACCAGGCGGATTTCTGGATACGCGGTATCTCCACGTTCGGTTCCGCGACCAAGCCGTTGATCATCCTTGACGGTGTGGCTATCGACGCGAATGAACTGAACGGGCTGGACCCGGAGATTATCGAGAGTTTTTCGGTGCTCAAGGATGCTACGGCGACCGCTCTCTATGGTTCGCGGGGAGCCAACGGCGTGATGATCGTTACGACGAAGAACGGTAAGAATCTGGATAAGCCGGTCATTAATTTTCGCTTCGAGACGGCTCTTTCGACTCCGACGAGCCGCCCGGAAACGGTCGATGCGGTGACCTACATGCAGATGTACAACGAGTCGGTTCTGACGCGCGGTACGGGGCAGATTCCTTATACGCAGGCGAAGATCGACGGTACGCGGGCCGGCAGCAACAAATATATCTATCCGGATGTGGATTGGTACGATGAGATGTTTAAAAATTTGGCAGTCAACGAAAACTTTAACTTCAATATCCGCGGCGGCAGTTCGAGGGTCGATTACTTCATGAGCGCCACCGTCCGTCACGAGGAAGGTATGTTGAAGAACCTGAGCCGGGATTACTTCTCCTATAACAACAATTACTCGGTTTGGCGTTACGCTTTCCAGAACAATGTCAACGTCAATCTTACGAAGTCTACCAAAGTGTCGCTGAAAATCAACACCCAGCTCCGGGATACGCACGGGCCGGTGAAAAGCAGCGAAAACATTTTCGGAATGATCATGAACGGCAATCCCGCCGATATGCCGATAACCTTTCCCGACGATCCGACGGTAAACCATATCCGTTGGGGCGGCAAAGCCATGGTGAAGAATCCCGTGGCTGAAATGGTTACCGGCTACAAAGACGAGTTCCAGAGCGTATTGAACGCCAATCTGAGTCTGGATCAGAATTTCGATTTCATCACCGAAGGGCTTTCCGCTTCGGCGCTGATCTCTTTCAAGAACTATTCCTATACCCAGACATCGCGTTCGGCAGGTTATAATTCCTACGAAATTTCGGGTACGCATACGGGCGATGACGGATTGGAAGACTATGATCTGGAGATCCGCGGCAACGAGCAAAGTACGACACTCGCCACCTCCAGCAGTACTGACGGAGACCGCAAGATATATATCCAGGGAATGATCAACTATAACCGCAGTTTCGGCCGTCATGACGTGAGTGCTATGGTCGTGTATAATCAGGAGGAGACTGCGCTCGGAAATCCCGGTAGTCTGTTCAGTTCTTTGCCCAAGCGTAAACAGGGCCTTGCGGGCCGTCTGACCTACGGGTACGACAACCGTTACCTCATCGAGGCCAATTTCGGATACAACGGCAGTGAGAATTTCGCCGAGGGACGGCGCTTCGGCTTTTTCCCTTCGGTGGCCGTGGGATACGTGGTCAGTCAGGAGAAATTTTGGGCGCCTATCAAGAAGGCCGTCTCTTATTTCAAACTCCGCGGTTCGTACGGTCTTGTGGGCAACGACAGCGAGGAGACGCGTTTCATGTACATGTCGGACCTCTCCCTTTCCGGAGCCGGATATACGACGGGCGCCGACGGGGAGTATACGCTGAGCGGTCCCGTTTACAACCGTTTCGAGAATAAGAAGATCACTTGGGAAACCGGAGAAAAACTCAATGTCGGTGTCGATCTGCAATTTTATAACCGACTGAATGTAATGGTCGATCTGTTTCAGGAGGTCCGGAGCGGTATTTTCCTGGAACGCGGCACAGTTCCGGCTTTTCTCGGAACGGCTACGACAAAAGTGTACGGCAATCTGGGTAAGGTGAGAAATCGCGGTTTGGATCTCTCGATGGATTATACCCATCAGATCGGCAAGGATTTCTTCATTTCTGCCAAAGGAACCTTCACCTTCGCCCGCAACCGGGTGCTCGAACAGGATGAGCCGGATTACCTGCAGTATCCCAATCTTTCGCGGGTCGGCCGTTCGGTCAATTCGTTCCTGCTTTATGAGGCGCAACGCCTGTTTATCGACAATAACGAGGTGAAATACAGTCCTGAACAACTGCTGGGCGGTGAAATCATGGCCGGCGACATCAAATACGTCAACCAGCCCGATGCGAACGGCAACTACGACAACACGATCAATTCGAACGACCGTATTTATGCAGGGTATCCCGAAGTGCCGGAGATCGTCTACGGGTTCGGGTTTTCAGCGCAGTGGAAAGGACTCGATTTCTCGGTCTTCTTCCAGGGTACGGCCAATACGTCGCTCGTGATGAGCGGATTCCATCCGTTCGGTATCAATAACAATGTCAAGCGCAACGTCATGCAGTTCGTCGCCGACGATTACTGGAGCGAAAGCAATCCGAATATCTATGCGGCCTATCCGCGGTTGAGCGTCGTGGAATACGGCAACAACACGGTTGCCTCGACCTACTGGCTCCGCGACGCGTCGTTCCTGAAACTGAAAAACGCGGAGATCGGCTATACCTACAAGAAAATGCGTTTCTACATCAGCGGATCGAACCTGCTGACCTTCTCGAAATTCAAGTTGTGGGACCCCGAACAGGGCGGCGGATCGGGACTGAAATATCCGACCCAGCGGGTTTTCAACATTGGAATCCAGATGACGTTATAA
- a CDS encoding RagB/SusD family nutrient uptake outer membrane protein — translation MKYYTHILSLILSAAFLFQACSYLDVVPDETPDEKDAFQNPTMAERYLYSCYSFLPNPRHETASLDLMTADEVVTPWEHETFANFPKGNYNASEPVISYWNTLFGGIRRCYILLENIDAVPNMTEANLRIYKGEAKFLIAYYHFLLLKNYGPIPLIKGVMSIDMDKADFPERDSYDVCVQWISDLFDEAAGMLPAEQTSTAYGRATSVAAKALKSRLWLYAASPLFNGNSEYYANFVSKVDGRHLISQTYSEAKWEKAASAAEEAIEVAKAAGYKLYTESPVVTSRFAQPTDPVHRVLRLNFMDYNTSKEVLWADTRKEGHYGLQYKSTPYRVGPSSGNGVGVTLTMVEMFYSKNGLPIDLDPEYDYTGRYRYGEYHNDVCDGVTMNLNIDREPRFYAWVAFQNGYYEVLRRDGADDNANIVQTKFRKNDVFGIKERTTNYTPTGYLNKKGCSPLYNNIQEDVAAPHYPWPVIRMAELYLNLAEAYANLGRIDEAAAALKPVRERAGLDPVDEAFEKAGLTLGRDEMIRMARQERTIELYLEGHRFWDVRRWKEGDKYFNVRPKGMNYNGESDADFFRVTEVIVQRKFMTPMHYLMPIPKDDINKNERKFVQNPGY, via the coding sequence ATGAAATATTACACACATATTCTATCCCTGATTTTATCTGCCGCATTCCTGTTTCAGGCGTGCAGTTATCTGGACGTAGTCCCCGATGAGACGCCGGACGAGAAAGACGCCTTCCAGAACCCGACGATGGCCGAACGCTATCTCTATTCCTGTTATTCGTTCCTGCCCAATCCGCGTCACGAAACAGCTTCGCTGGACCTGATGACGGCCGACGAGGTGGTGACCCCGTGGGAACACGAGACCTTCGCCAACTTCCCGAAGGGAAACTACAACGCCAGCGAACCGGTGATCTCCTACTGGAATACGCTTTTCGGAGGTATCAGGCGGTGCTACATCTTGCTGGAAAATATCGACGCGGTGCCCAACATGACGGAGGCGAATCTCCGGATTTACAAAGGAGAGGCGAAATTCCTGATCGCTTATTACCATTTCCTGCTTTTGAAGAACTACGGTCCGATTCCGCTTATCAAGGGCGTCATGTCCATCGATATGGACAAGGCGGACTTCCCCGAGCGGGACAGTTACGACGTATGTGTGCAGTGGATCTCTGACCTGTTCGACGAAGCGGCCGGGATGCTGCCGGCAGAGCAGACCTCCACGGCCTACGGCCGGGCCACGAGCGTTGCTGCCAAAGCGCTGAAATCACGGTTGTGGCTCTATGCCGCTTCCCCGCTCTTCAACGGGAACAGCGAATACTATGCAAATTTCGTCAGCAAGGTGGACGGGCGCCATCTGATCAGCCAGACTTATTCGGAGGCAAAATGGGAAAAGGCGGCTTCCGCAGCCGAGGAGGCCATTGAGGTCGCTAAGGCCGCAGGTTATAAACTCTATACCGAAAGTCCGGTGGTTACGTCGAGGTTCGCCCAACCGACCGATCCCGTGCATCGGGTGCTCCGTCTGAATTTCATGGATTACAACACTTCGAAAGAGGTGCTGTGGGCCGACACCCGAAAAGAGGGTCACTATGGGTTGCAATACAAGTCCACTCCCTATCGCGTGGGTCCGTCATCGGGCAACGGTGTCGGCGTGACATTGACGATGGTCGAGATGTTCTATTCCAAAAACGGACTTCCGATCGATCTCGACCCGGAATACGACTATACCGGGAGGTACCGTTACGGGGAGTATCATAACGATGTCTGCGACGGTGTGACCATGAACCTGAATATCGATCGTGAACCCCGCTTCTATGCGTGGGTGGCTTTCCAGAACGGGTATTACGAAGTGCTCCGTCGCGACGGAGCTGACGACAACGCGAACATCGTGCAGACGAAGTTCCGCAAAAACGATGTTTTCGGCATCAAGGAGCGCACGACGAACTACACCCCTACGGGATACCTCAATAAGAAGGGTTGTTCGCCGCTCTACAACAACATTCAGGAGGATGTTGCCGCTCCGCATTATCCGTGGCCGGTGATTCGCATGGCAGAGCTGTACCTGAATCTTGCGGAGGCTTATGCCAACTTGGGACGGATTGACGAAGCGGCAGCAGCGCTGAAACCGGTCCGCGAACGGGCGGGACTGGACCCGGTAGACGAGGCTTTCGAAAAGGCGGGGCTGACGCTTGGACGCGACGAAATGATCCGCATGGCACGTCAGGAGCGGACTATCGAACTTTATCTGGAGGGGCACCGCTTCTGGGATGTGCGCCGTTGGAAAGAGGGCGACAAGTATTTCAACGTCCGCCCCAAAGGCATGAATTACAACGGGGAGTCCGATGCCGATTTCTTCCGGGTGACCGAAGTGATCGTCCAGCGCAAGTTCATGACTCCGATGCATTACCTGATGCCGATACCCAAGGATGACATCAACAAGAACGAACGAAAGTTCGTCCAGAATCCGGGTTATTGA
- a CDS encoding glycoside hydrolase family 5 protein, producing MKKLLKYILLLIYVALMPACGEDSGLDGVFANKPFALVTAADGGRTSISAVIDDGKRTIRLTFDKKRDVDAVELTFQLNPGYAMVSPKEPETTMDLTQPRTVTVSSGAGEVSYEISARNETPVLSASFLFRGKPIEGVIDHETRTVSFPITTIYASEYPEELLGAVPLDITLSDGYRPTSEKVSYDLSTGESFSVYKGRNTYTYRLVADIAPISVADHLSDFRFRRGVNLAYWMTEADRDWLGYVMPAQFPLWKELGFDHFRVPVDELCIFDREGQFNEKAVGKLHELFTWCEQNGMYAILDMHTLAPREGSDSYREEELYDPAYPEFRTHFVNVWRKLAAEFKAHNPKCVAFELLNEPHDGTPDATGWNKLQNEVLTAVREQDPERIVFVPAMGWQDYNYIKYARVAEEDPNAVVSFHYYLPMLLSHYKMLAWVGYQGAVQYPGVVIPTQSDADKYPQYASFHKTTYNADRIMGEMSNAASDGRNAGLAVHCGEFGCSKNVAEAMRLAWFTDMVAAMEANNIPWTLWECLDGGFGFVDMEYGIYRINCPLLKVLTGKELTDAEAKALLQKYGFKTE from the coding sequence ATGAAAAAACTCTTGAAATACATATTGCTGCTAATTTATGTCGCATTGATGCCTGCTTGTGGGGAAGATTCCGGACTGGACGGCGTATTTGCGAATAAGCCTTTTGCCCTGGTGACCGCTGCCGACGGCGGGCGGACTTCCATTTCGGCGGTCATCGACGACGGCAAGCGGACGATCCGTCTGACTTTCGACAAAAAGCGGGATGTGGATGCCGTGGAGTTGACGTTCCAGTTGAATCCCGGGTATGCGATGGTTTCTCCGAAGGAACCGGAGACGACGATGGACCTGACGCAACCCCGAACCGTGACGGTCAGCTCGGGAGCCGGGGAGGTCTCCTACGAAATCTCAGCCCGGAACGAAACTCCGGTCTTGTCGGCCTCTTTCCTGTTTCGCGGGAAACCGATCGAGGGAGTGATTGACCATGAGACGAGGACGGTTTCGTTCCCGATCACGACGATCTATGCTTCGGAATATCCGGAGGAGCTGTTGGGTGCCGTACCGCTGGATATCACGCTTTCCGACGGCTATCGGCCGACAAGCGAAAAGGTTTCGTACGACCTTTCGACCGGGGAGAGTTTTTCCGTTTACAAAGGCCGCAATACGTACACTTATAGACTGGTTGCCGACATTGCTCCGATATCGGTGGCAGATCATCTCTCTGACTTCCGGTTTCGGCGCGGCGTGAACCTCGCTTATTGGATGACGGAAGCCGATCGTGACTGGTTGGGCTATGTCATGCCCGCTCAATTCCCGTTGTGGAAAGAGTTGGGATTCGACCATTTCCGGGTTCCCGTCGACGAGCTGTGCATCTTTGACCGGGAGGGGCAGTTTAACGAAAAGGCCGTCGGGAAATTACACGAACTTTTTACATGGTGCGAGCAAAACGGCATGTATGCGATTCTCGACATGCACACACTGGCTCCCCGTGAAGGCTCGGACAGTTACCGGGAGGAGGAGTTGTACGACCCTGCCTATCCCGAATTTCGCACCCATTTCGTAAATGTTTGGCGAAAACTTGCTGCGGAATTCAAGGCTCACAATCCGAAGTGCGTGGCCTTTGAACTGCTGAACGAACCGCATGACGGGACACCCGACGCAACTGGTTGGAATAAGCTCCAGAATGAGGTTCTGACGGCAGTCCGAGAGCAGGACCCCGAACGGATCGTATTCGTCCCGGCAATGGGCTGGCAGGACTACAACTACATCAAGTATGCACGGGTGGCCGAGGAAGATCCCAATGCGGTTGTGTCGTTCCATTATTATCTCCCGATGCTGCTGTCGCATTATAAGATGCTGGCGTGGGTCGGCTATCAGGGAGCCGTGCAATATCCGGGGGTGGTCATTCCCACTCAGTCGGATGCTGACAAATACCCGCAGTATGCCTCTTTTCACAAAACGACCTACAATGCCGACCGGATTATGGGTGAAATGTCCAATGCGGCGTCCGACGGTCGGAATGCCGGACTTGCGGTACATTGCGGCGAATTCGGATGCAGTAAAAACGTCGCGGAAGCGATGCGTTTGGCGTGGTTCACGGATATGGTGGCTGCCATGGAGGCAAATAATATTCCATGGACGCTTTGGGAGTGCCTCGACGGCGGATTCGGATTTGTCGATATGGAATATGGCATTTACCGGATCAACTGTCCTCTGCTGAAAGTGTTGACCGGCAAGGAATTGACCGATGCAGAGGCGAAAGCTCTGCTGCAAAAGTATGGATTTAAAACCGAATAG